The following are encoded in a window of Megalops cyprinoides isolate fMegCyp1 chromosome 16, fMegCyp1.pri, whole genome shotgun sequence genomic DNA:
- the slitrk2 gene encoding SLIT and NTRK-like protein 2 — protein MLNSVLLLSFLTVTSFSSKTESRKTSKDICKNRCSCEEKENILNINCENKGFTTISLFQPPQNKISQLFLNGNFLSKLNPNDFINYGNVTSLHLGNNGLQEIKTGAFTGLKILKRLHLNNNNLEIIKEDTFAGLESLEYLQADYNYVSTIEAGAFSKLNKLKVLILNDNLLLSLPTNVFRFVLLTHLDLRGNRLKMLPFAGVLEHIGGIMEIQLEENPWNCTCDLIPLKAWLDTISVFVGDIVCETPFRLHGKDVTQLIRQDLCPRKNPGESSHRAMQPPSDSQYQGSSPTLHPGVTPTRAPKASRPPKIRNRPTPRVTASNKDKHVFGPIMVYQTRSPVPMTCPNICVCTSQNPDSGLNINCQERKLHNITDLQPKPSYPKKLHLTGNYLQTIYRTDLTEYSSLELLHLGNNRIAIIQDGAFENLTNLRRLYLNGNYIESLSQSLFAGLQSLQYLYLEYNVIKDIMPQTFNSLHNLQLLFLNNNLLRSLPDNVFGGTMLTRLNLRNNHFSYLPVRGVLDQLSAFIQIDLQENPWDCTCDIVALKNWMELSSTSVVVNEITCDSPSKHAGRLLRSLRNDAICPETNEVTVSTTPTVSSTTDTTPFSVSAPTDAVPEMHAEVPLSVLILGLLVVFILSVCFGAGLFVFVLKRRKGVESVPSGANNLDLNSFQVQYGSYSTETSTDKAEGHVYNYIPPPVGQMCQNPIYMQKESEQVTYYRNLKELSFGTLDPKKDEQSRSPAYTISTVEFIEKQPCGNREPELLYQNIAERVKELPTAGTLNYNFCTLPKRSFVPTYEPTRRHNQDRLTKTVLYGTPRKYCAEQSKNEHPLLPGKLKTEPDYLEVLEKQTAMSQL, from the coding sequence ATGCTGAACAGCGTTTTGTTACTTAGCTTTTTAACGGTGACCAGTTTCTCCTCGAAGACAGAAAGCCGCAAAACTTCCAAAGACATTTGTAAGAATCGCTGTTCATGCGAGGAAAAGGAGAACATTTTGAATATCAACTGTGAGAACAAGGGATTTACAACAATTAGTCTGTTTCAGCCACCGCAAAACAAAATCTCCCAGCTCTTTCTCAATGGAAACTTTCTCTCTAAACTGAACCCTAACGATTTTATAAATTATGGCAATGTTACATCCCTTCATCTGGGGAACAATGGGTTACAAGAGATTAAAACGGGGGCTTTTACGGGACTGAAAATTTTAAAGCGCCTCCACCTCAACAACAATAACTTGGAAATAATTAAAGAAGACACCTTTGCTGGTTTAGAAAGTTTGGAGTATTTACAAGCAGATTACAATTACGTCAGCACCATTGAGGCAGGTGCATTTAGCAAGCTGAATAAACTTAAAGTCCTAATACTCAACGATAATTTACTGCTTTCCCTTCCCACCAATGTGTTTCGCTTTGTTTTGCTAACCCATCTGGATTTGAGAGGGAACCGGCTGAAAATGTTACCTTTTGCCGGGGTACTGGAGCACATTGGGGGCATTATGGAAATCCAGCTGGAGGAGAACCCGTGGAATTGTACTTGCGACCTGATCCCTTTGAAAGCCTGGCTGGATACCATCTCTGTCTTCGTGGGGGATATAGTGTGCGAAACACCCTTTAGACTGCACGGGAAAGACGTCACGCAATTGATAAGGCAAGATCTTTGTCCCAGGAAAAATCCAGGCGAATCAAGCCATCGCGCAATGCAGCCCCCGTCTGATTCTCAATACCAAGGTTCCTCTCCAACATTACACCCAGGCGTCACTCCAACAAGAGCGCCTAAGGCGTCCCGCCCTCCTAAAATTAGAAATCGCCCCACACCCAGGGTTACGGCGTCCAATAAAGACAAACATGTATTTGGGCCCATTATGGTGTATCAGACGAGGTCGCCTGTGCCGATGACGTGTCCAAACATATGTGTCTGCACCTCGCAAAACCCAGACAGTGGATTAAACATAAATTGCCAAGAAAGAAAATTGCACAACATAACAGATCTTCAGCCCAAACCCTCATATCCAAAGAAACTACATTTGACTGGAAATTATTTACAAACAATATATAGAACAGACCTCACAGAATATAGTTCCCTGGAACTTCTTCATCTCGGGAATAACAGAATAGCGATTATTCAGGACGGGGCTTTCGAAAACTTGACTAATTTGCGCAGACTTTACCTGAATGGCAATTACATTGAAAGTCTTTCTCAGTCATTATTTGCAGGGTTACAAAGCCTGCAGTATTTATACTTGGAGTACAATGTTATCAAAGATATTATGCCACAGACATTTAACTCTTTACATAATCTCCAGTTATTGTTTCTTAATAACAATTTATTAAGATCTCTTCCTGACAATGTTTTTGGGGGCACGATGCTCACGAGGCTTAATCTCAGAAACAACCACTTTTCCTACTTGCCGGTGCGAGGAGTGCTGGACCAGCTCTCCGCTTTCATTCAGATTGATCTCCAGGAGAACCCGTGGGATTGCACCTGTGACATTGTTGCACTAAAAAACTGGATGGAGCTGTCAAGCACGAGCGTTGTAGTTAATGAAATCACGTGCGACTCTCCCTCCAAGCACGCAGGACGGCTCCTGAGGTCCTTACGAAATGATGCCATTTGCCCTGAGACTAACGAGGTCACTGTGAGCACGACGCCTACAGTGAGCAGCACCACTGACACAACCCCTTTTTCTGTAAGCGCACCCACGGACGCAGTGCCCGAGATGCACGCGGAAGTACCCCTTTCCGTTCTGATTCTGGGTCTGCTGGTGGTTTTCATTCTTTCCGTATGTTTTGGTGCGGgtctgtttgtatttgtccTTAAACGACGCAAGGGGGTTGAAAGCGTCCCTTCGGGTGCCAATAATTTGGACCTCAATTCATTTCAGGTTCAGTATGGCTCCTACAGTACAGAAACGAGTACAGACAAAGCCGAGGGCCATGTGTATAACTACATCCCTCCTCCCGTGGGTCAAATGTGTCAGAACCCGATTTACATGCAGAAGGAAAGCGAACAAGTAACATATTACAGAAATCTGAAGGAATTGAGCTTCGGTACGCTGGACCCGAAAAAGGACGAGCAGTCCCGAAGTCCCGCATATACAATAAGCACAGTGGAGTTCATCGAGAAACAACCTTGCGGAAACCGGGAGCCAGAGCTACTGTATCAAAACATTGCAGAAAGAGTCAAAGAGCTTCCGACTGCAGGGACACTGAACTATAATTTTTGCACCTTGCCCAAAAGATCCTTTGTCCCCACTTACGAACCGACCAGGCGCCACAACCAAGACAGGTTAACTAAAACTGTCCTTTATGGGACCCCGCGAAAATATTGTGCCGAACAATCCAAAAACGAACATCCACTGCTCCCTGGAAAATTAAAGACAGAACCAGACTACCTCGAAGTTctggaaaaacaaactgcaatgaGCCAgttgtaa